Part of the Natrarchaeobius halalkaliphilus genome is shown below.
GCTGTCGGGAATATGACTGCGCTCGAAACTGCGCTCGTCACGAATATCGACGATGCGAACGTCCGAATTCGCCTCGAGGAGTTCGTTGACCTCGTCGGGTGAAACTTCGCCGTCCATCACCACCGCTTTCGAACGCCGACAGGATAAGGACACGGATCGACGGCGACGAACGTTCCGACGCGATTGCGAGCGCCGTCAGCTCCGTCGGTTCCCGTCAACCGGACCGATCAAAACCGTCGAGACGGGTCTGGTCGCTCTCGGTGCCGTCGACACCCGCCACGTCCGCTGCGCGCTCTATGGCGGCGGCGAACGTCTCTTCCTGGCTGCGATCGTACAGCGTCGCCGCCGGGTGAACGCAGACCACTAGCCGTCGCGGCGTTCCGTCGATCCGGATCTCTTCGATCGCACCGGCCTCTTTCGTCACCGCAACCGATCGCTCGAGCAGGTGCTCGCTCGGGACCTTCCCCAACGTGATGATAACCGCCGGGTCGAGCCGGTCGATCTCGGACTCGAGATAGCCACGGCAGTTCTCGAGTTCGTCCGTCGTCGGATCCCTGTTGTCCGGCGGTCGACAGCGTACGCAGTTGGTGATGCGGACGGCGTCGCGATCGAGACCGACGATCCGAAGCTGGTCGTCGAGCACCGATCCGCTACGACCGACGAACGGCTCCCCCCGTTCGTCTTCGCGCGCTCCCGGTCCTTCACCGACGAACAGGACATCGGCGTCGGCCGGCCCGGTTCCGTTGACGATCCGGCTGCGAGAATCGACCAGCGCGGGACAACGCGTACACTCGGTCACGCGGAGGTCTTCCATCGAACCCATACTCGAGGGGTCAGGGGGCCGCCTACTACGTCTTTCGGGTCGAGGCTGGCGACGATCAGTCGGGTTCGGCGTACGCGTCGCCCGCTCGGGCGGCGAGGCGAGCGACGCGAATCGGTTCCGGCCGGCCGCCGGACGGCGTAAACGCGTCGACCACCTCGGCCGCTTCGTCTGCTCCGCAGCCGACGTGTCTGACGTACACCGTCTCGCCGTTGATCGACAGCGTCCGACGCTCGGGCAGTGAGCGATATATCTCGAGGCGATGCTCGAGATCGGTATCCGAGAACGCCTCGTCCAGACCGGACTCGAGACCGTCGCTCGCCTCGAAGGAGACGGTGATCACGGGTCGCTGAACGGTCGCCGCAATACGCGACGGCTCGAGCACGTTGTACCAGGCGGGGGCGATCGCACCGAGGAGAACGTACCGGACGTCCGGCCGATCGAGATCCTCGACCACCGAGACGACGGCCTCGGTCGCGTCGGTACCGCCGACGGTACACTGTCCGTACGTGAGCCCGTCGAGAACGCTGTCGGCGCGAACGACGGCCCCCGCCAGCGTACTCCGGGTTCGATCCGGACACCGGTCGCCGCGGTACGACTCGGCAATGCCGAGCGCCCGCACTCCGGATTTCATCAGGAGTCGTCGTCTTTGATCTCTTTTAGCCGGTCGAGTAACTCGTCACTCGATGCGCCGTTTTCGAACTCGAGCGTTCCGTCGTGACTGTTCTGATCGGATTTGACCGCGTCGTCTTCGTCAAAATCAGCATCGACGTCCTGTTGCTCGGATTCGTCGTAGCTCCCGAATCCCATACGGGTATTTCTACGTGCCACCCACTCAAAAATCCGTGGTAATTATTCCGACCCGAATTTCGCGTACAGAAGAACGTCGGCAACGCGTCGGACGAAACGGACAGTATCGTTTTTATCCTCGCCCGCGACTGGCCGAACATGGACGTCTATCACGTAACCGACGGTGCCGAGATATTCACCTGTAACGCGTTTCTTGCCATCGGAGATCAGACGACGCTCGTCGATGCGAGCTCGTGGGACGGCGTCGTCGACGAGATTCGCGAGCGGACCGACGACGTGGACGCCGTGGTAATGACCCATCAACACGGCGATCACGTCAGCCAACTCGAGGCCGTCGTGGACGCGTTCGATCCCGATGTCTACGCCTACGACGACCATCCGACGCGAACCCATTCGATCGACGACGGCGACACGGTACCGATCGGTGATGAAACGTTCGACGTGGTGTACACGCCCGGCCACGCCGACGATCACGTCTCGTTCGTCTCGGAACGCTCGCTGTTCTCCGGCGACGTCGTCGTCCACGACGACGGCGCGTTCGAGTACGGCAGTTTCGGACGAACGGATATGGCAGGTCAGTCCCGCGAGGAACTCATCGAAAGCATCGAGCGACTCAGAGAGCGTCTGCCCGAGGGAGTCGAGCACCTGTACGCGGGCCACGGTGGCGTCTTCCACGGCGACGTGCGCGACGTCGTCGAGACGGCACTCGAACGTGCAACGAACCGAGAGCCGAAGTATCCCGACGAGTGAGACGGTCACGCACGACAGACCGTATCAATCGTCGTCGCTCGTCACTACCGGTGATTCGTTCGCGACGTCTCTCGAGCGTTCGAACCAGTCGTCGATGTTTTCAGCGACGTAGTCTTTGCCGCCCCAGCCGAACGCGATGCCGATCGCCAGCGCAGCGGCGAGTCCGCCGCCGTAGGCCAACGCCTGTGCGAACGTATGGAGGATCGTCACGTCGACGCCCATCGTCTCGAGACCGATGACCAGGACGACGAAATAGAGCAATCCCTTCGTGACGCCGGCAAGGGCAGGTGAGACGCCAGAACCCCGTGCAATGGGAGACTGGCGGACTTGATCGGCGGCGTAGCTCGCCAGGTAGAACCCGAGGAACAGGACGATGAGGCCGACGACGATCGGCGGCACGTACGAGAGCAAGTCCTGGGCCCAGGTAGAGAAGAACCACGACGCCGACGCCGTATACCGAAACGCGACCCACTCGATCGCGACGAAAAACGCGACTATCACGACGTAGTACCTGGTGATCGTTGCAAACGTCCTCGAGACGGCCTTCTGATCGTCGGAAAACAGAGCATCGAAGGGCGTCCGTCGAACTTTTTCGTCGAGTTCGATCCGTCGACCCGTGCTGATCACGAGCGGCCGGACTCGGTTTCCGATAGCGACTCCGATCAGGACGATGGCGGCTGCGACGAGCAACAGCGGTACGAGTTCGACGAGATCGACGATACTCCGTTCGATCGATCGTCTGACGTCGCCGGCGAGCAAGGGCCGCACTACCGCTCACCCGGTACCGGCACACTCCACTCACTCAACGAACCAGTGTCGCTACGGAACATATCCATACTACAATACGGTAACTACCCATAATAAATTTACCTGTATAGGGCGTAGTGAATATATGAGTGGAGCCCGCAGGGAGATCACGCGATCATACAGACCGCGCGAAGTTCCTCGAGTGATCGAATGGAACACTCCTCGAATCTCGAGTCGTGGATCCCCCTCTCGAACTGGAGTGACGGTTCACCGGTAAGTACAGGGCGTATACGTATCGCTGGGAATAGTCGATTTATATAAACTAATAATAAATTCTTGAGTACCAGGAATAGGTATGTGCTCGCCACATATTTATCCGTCAAATAAGCGTAAATAACTATCACATGAGTTCCCACTCAAATGGACCAACTACGTACGGATTCGGCGGCAGTTTAAATTGGCTACTCGGCAGTGCAGTAGGCGGCATCATCGGTTCGATCCTCTTCGGTGCGGTGCTATGGATTGTTGATCCAGCGATTGTCACCGAGACCATCCCAGCCATCTATGGTATAGATCCCGGTACAGTCGGATTGGTGTTTCATTTGATACATGGGACCGTCCTCGGTATCATTTTTGGATTTATTGTCAGTCGTAATCCAATCTTCAGCACCATTACCGCAGACGCCACAACCGGCTTATTCGCTGGTAGGGGGCTGACCACACGATTCGCCCTTGCTGGACTCGTCTATGGACTCGCTGTTTGGGCGTTCCTGCCGATAATCGTTCAATCGATTTGGATCGCCTTCACTGGAATTGTCGACCCTGGCTTTCCGTTTGCCGCATTTGAGAGTCTCATCGGTCATCTGCTCTATGGTCTTCTCCTCGGTGCACTTTTCGCGGTTTTCGTCGAGACCGCTCCAGAAGCAGAAGAGACTGAATCTCCGTTCGATGAAACTTCAGATTCCGACTAAATATGCTGAATTACTGCATAGTCTCGCACAAATCCGGAACCGTTCCCCGGAGGGAGTCGATTATGCCGCGCGGGCTTCCTTGGCTTTGGGACGGAGGTTCCCGTAGCCACACTTGCGGCAGTTGTCTGCGTCTTTCGGGTTGCGGGCGTTACAGCGCATGCAGATCATCTTCTCGAGCGTTCGTTTTTCGGCAGCGTCGAAGGTCGGCATGTCGCTCAGTTAGGTTGACGTGCATTTAACCGCTGTGGTCTGTGCGCCGTCGCGCGAACCCGGCGTTCGTCGAACGCTACTCCTCGTCGGCCAGGTACTCCTCCTGAACGGCGACGACCTCGCTCGAGTCAGTACACTCGCTGTAGCGTCGCAGGGGTTCTTCGTTGAGCGTCAGGAACGTCTCACCCCAACGAAACGGCTCGAGGATCGACTCGGCGTGTTCGAGTTCGTCGAAGATACAGAGCGCGCCCGCGAGCGCCTCGACGGTCGTCAGCCGAAACGGTCGCCCGTAGTTGACCGGGTTCGCGGCGACGAGGAACGGGAGCGCTCGATGGACGCCGTTCATCCGAAACGAGGCCGCCTCGGCGGACTCCCAGGAGCAGTCGAGTGCCACCAGCGTGTCGAGCCCGGCCTCGCGGTCGGCTGGCGACAGCGCCCGCTCGGCGTGCGGATTGAGGACGACCCCGTACGGAACCTGCCCCATCGTCCGGTAGAGAATCGCCTCGTCGAACTTCTCCATGCGACGGGCGGTACACTTCTCGGGATCGTCGTCACCCTCGTAGTAGACGTGACACTCCACGCGAGTTCGTAGGCGGAGCCGAAAGAAAAACGCCGCGGACCGTCCGCGCTACTCCTCGTGGATCGTCTCGCCGCGGTTGAGGCGTGCGGCGATCGTAAACGTCTGTTCGGCCTCGCGACGCGTCGGGAAGTGTGCCGCCATGTATCGAGCCGTCGCGATCAGTGGAACCCGCTTGCGGTGCTCGAGATCGACGCTGGCGCCGTCGTCCAGCTCGTCTTCGCGTGTCCGTACGAGATCGAACTGTCGGAACGCCGCCTCGAGGTTCTGGAGCGTGTGAAAGCCGGCGTCCTCCCGGAGAAGTCCGTGGCCGAGCGTTCGTTTCAGTGCCTCCGGATCGCCGTCGCAGTCGAAATACTCGGAGACCAGCCGACCAGCGTCGTTTACGTTCCCGTCGACGTCGAACGTCTCGAGTAAGTCCTCGAGGATCTCGTCGGAATCGCGGCCGGTTTCGTTGTCCCCCGGTTCGGGGATCGGGGCGGGCGGGGTGTTGAGGAACCGATCGAGATAGACGTTGAGGACCGCGTCGAAGACGCCGCGGTAGAGTTCGACCGCGTCGGTCCGACGCGTGGCCTGCTGGACCGCGTTGGCGTAGGTGAACGTGTGGTGGACGGTGTTCCAGTCGCTGAACTCGTTTGCGGTCCCGAACTGGGCGACCCGTGTGGCTGCGGCGTGGCTGACCTCGATCGCAAGCTCCTCGGTGGTCGCTCCCGCCGCGATCGCGGCCGCGAGCGCGTCGACGACGGCTTCGGGGTCGTCACCGAGCAGCGTCGCCTGGAAATCAGCGGGTGGGGACCACGACCGCCCCGTCCCTTCGCTCACCAGCTCCGAGAGACCCCTCGTAGCGGAGATCTCGCCGCCGTAGACCTCCTCGAGCAGCGAAACGAGATCGACCGGTCGACGCCAGGACGAGCGCTCGTCGCTTCGGTCCGCGGTCACCAGCGGCTCGACGAGACTCGCGAGCGCGGCGGCCGTCCGCTCTCGAGAGCGGGACGGTGCGTTCGTTCCGTTTTCGTACGCGCGATCGGGCTGTCTCGAGTCCGTCTGTACGAGCGTCTCGAAGGCCGTGTTCGCGAAGTCGAGAACGTGACCGGTCGAGAGGTAGGGATGATCCGTCGCCGCGGCGAACACCAGTTCCGCCAGTTCGGACTCGGACCGGCCCGTCGCGACGGCGGTCCGAAGACAGCGTTCGGCACCGTCCGCGTCTCGCACCTCGACGCAGTCGCGGAACCACGATTTCAGGCGATCGAACGCGATCTCGTCCGTCGAGAACGAGAGCTGATCGAAGCGGGGTGGCTCACCGGCCGCGTCGTCCGCGACGTGGCGGACGCCGGTGTACAGCGCCCGCTTTCGATCCTCGGTCTCGAGATCTTCGAGTACGTTTGCCATACAGCCGAGGATCGTCAGCCCGGATCCCCACCCCGACTCTCGGTACCGGGTTCCGAACTCGAGGGCCGTCGCGACCGGTTCCGAGTAGTCGACGCCCGCATCGATCAGCCCGATCGTCGACTTGGCGACGACGAGCCGGAGGTTTTCCTCGAGGCCGGCCTCGAGACGCTCGGCCCAGTGTTCGTCGGGCGGTAACGCACGGGGCGGGTTCGGGTCGACGTAGACCGTTCCGTCGCGGACGGAGACCGGGTACGTCGGGACGTCGTCGGCCCACGGATCGAAGGTGTCCCCACAGGAGAGTTCGAACCGGGCGTGGTGCCAGTGACAGGTGAGAATCCCGTCGTCGACGGTTCCTTCGACGAGCGGAAAGCCCATGTGCGGACACCGGTTGTTCACCGCGCGAACGTCGCCCTCGTGGGAGAAGAGGGCGATCGGCGTTCCGTCGACGCTCACCAGCTTTCGACCCTCCGCGTCGAGTTCCTCGAGCGAGGCGACCGCTCGAGCATCGTCCGATATTGTCATACGATACCCAACGACTCACACCCGTGTAAGCGTTGTCCGCGCGCCCCGCTCGGCGTCGACGGAGGTGGCGCCGACTGTCCTCGAGGCGGCTTCCGAATAGCACACTTTTGGCGATCCCGCCGAATGTAGCAGTATGGAACCAACGACGCTCGTCAGGCAGTACTACGACGCCCTCGACGATCACGAGTACGAGGCGCTCGAGGAGGTACTCTCCACCGGGTTCGTCCAGCACCGGCCCGACAGAACGTTCGAGGGCCGCGAGACGTTCGTCCGGTTCATGCGCGACGAGCGGCCGAACCCCAATACGGAGCACGAACTCGATGCGATCGTCGACGACGGCGATCAGGTCGCCGTCCGCGGCCGTCTGATCGAATCGGGAACGACCCTGTTCGCGTTCGCTGACTTCTTCGACCTCTCGGACGGGCGGATCGTTCGACTGGAGACGTACTCGCGGTAAGTGTCGATTCGACCTGCGCTTTCACCGACTGAACGGTTCACGGGTAGTGGATCAAACGACAAGGTATTTGCAGTACGACTTCGACGCGCCCGTATGGTCCACTGCCCCGAATGCGAGGCGACCCTCGAGGAGAAGACCGACGTGGAATTCGTCGAGATGGACGCAACGACCGGGTTCTTTTCGGCCTCCAAACGCTTCTACCTGGTCGCGTGCAACGAGTGTGGCGCGGCGATCGGCAGCGGCGTCGCCGGGGCGAAAGCCTGAGGCTGTTTCGTCCGCAACGGTAACTACTTACAGTAGACCGTCTCAGGCCGAACAGTTGTTCGGGCCGAGCTCCAGTTCGACGCGGTCCTCGGGTGCTAGCTCGAGTGTCCCCCGGTTGTACTCGATGATCTCCTCGTAGTTGGCGGGCTTCTCGCCGGCGTCGGCCATCCGGTCGACGAACGCGTCCTCGTCCAGATCGAGCAGTTCGATCCCGGTTCGTGCCTCGCGGATCGTCGTCGTGATCGCCTCGCCGGGCCTGCCGTGGGCGAACTCGCCGTCGGCGGTCACGGTGACGTGTCCCGGCAGGACGACGACTCCCTCCGGTTCGGCAAGGACGGTTCGGTGTAGCGCCTCGTAGAGCATGCGGGCACCCTCTTTTCCTTCGTCCTCGCTGAACTCGAGTTCCGTTCGTCCGGTCGAGTCGACGTGGAGCGTGTCGGCGGTTACGAGCGCTCGGTCGTCGAGGAGCAGCGAGATCATCTCGCTCGTGTGGCCGGGCGTTTCGAGGGCTTTGAGTTCTCGGTCACCGACGGCGAGCACCTCGTTTCGCTCGAGCGGCGTGAACTCGTATTCCACGCCCCGGGCAATCGCGCGCTCGCTCAGGTAGTAGGGGACACTGAGTCGCTCCGCGAGGTCACGACCGCCGGAGATGTGATCCGCGTGAACGTGGGTGTCGATCACGCCGACGATCGAGAGATCGGCCCGGGTCGCCGCGATCTCGTACTCGTCGACGTCCGCCGTCGGATCGACGACGACCGCGTCGCCGGTCGCTGGACAGCCGATGAGATAGCCGAAACACCCCTTCGCACGCCGCTGGATCTGAACGATGGTCAGCCCGTCGCCGGCGTCGACCTCGACGTGATCGTAGACGCCGCTCCAGCCTTTCATCCCTCCATCGACGGCCTGAACCTCGTATGCGTCCGTCGCCGACTCGAGTTGCGTCGCGAGATTCCCGGAGGAGATCCCCTTCGCACAGATGGTGAGCACCCGGTCGGCGTCTCCGACCGCTCGCTCGAACTCCTCGAGACGTCCGTCGAGATTCTCCTCTGGACCGAACGGGAAGTGAATCGCACCGGAGACGTGCCAGGCTTCGAAGCTATCCTCGGGCCGGGTATCGACGAGGGCGAACTCGGTCTCTTCGTCCTGCAGTTCCGCGAGTCGATCGGGCGAGAGCGTGGTGACCATGGTCGACGCTACGCGTGCGATCGACGTAAAGTATCTGCGAGCGACGGACGACCGATTCCTGGAAAATGAGAACTATGATCCGAGTACTTGTTTATAGACTGCAAACGAATACCCGTAAGAGGTGACTGATGATGGAAACAACCCCGGTAAACCAGTTGGAAAGTCGCGTTGGTGGCATCACACTCGAGGGGGAGCCCCACGCGCTCAGTGCGTGGTTCGTCGTTGCACTGCGGCTCACGATGGGTCTTGCGTTCCTCGGTGCCGGAGTCGGGAAGCTCTCGGTCGTCGCGGGCCAGCCCTTCGACGCGGGCGGATATCTGATGGGTGCAAGCGGACCCGCAGCCGGGCTGTTCGGGGCGATGGCCACCAACCCGGCGCTGATGGAGGTCGTCAACGTCGTCGTTCCGGCGACGCAGATTCTGATCGGTCTCGCGCTGGTGGCCGGCGCGTTCGTCAGACTGGCCGCCCTCGGCGGCGCGATGCAGATGGCGATGTTCTACCTCGCAAGCTGGGACGTCGCCGGCCCGCTCGGATTCGTCAACAGCGATCTCGTCTACCTGATGGTGTTCCTCGCGATCGCGGCCTTCGGAGCCGGCCGAATCCTCGGTCTCGACCGCGTGATCGAAACCCTCGAGGTCGGAGGCGAACCGCTGCTCGAGCGCGTCCCGGCGCTCCGATACGTCCTCGGCTAACCACCGCCACGAGCCTCCCCCTTCGGGGCATCTGACCGCCTCGAGCGGAGTCAACGCTCTCGAGGATCGTCGTAGCAGGCTGGCTCGGCCATAGCATGACCGATGTCTCGCGTTGACGGTGTCCGTCGTCGACACGCAACCACTACGTACCACCACCTCGAATCCGCACTCGAGCAATGTCATCGATTCGCCGTCTCCTGAAGGGACTCTTCGCGAGCGTCGTCGGAATCGTCGTCATCGGCCTCCTCGCGACGGTCGTCTTCGCTGTTACCATCTTCGTCGTCTCGACCGGCGCGAGCCTCGCGGGCTACGAGCCGAGTGCGGATTACGTCGTTATCGCGGCGGCGCTCATCGTCGTCTCCGTTATTCTCACCGGCGGGTTCACGCCGCGACTGTCGGGGAGAAGCGACGACGAGGACGGTGACCGCTTCGACGATCGGACGTTCAACTGAAACCGTGAGGTGTTCGATCGACAGCACCGCACGGCCGCCGTCCATCGTCGGTCCAATCCTCGTTCTTCGCGCTAGTATCGTGATCGGTTCATCGTTCTCCGCGTCTGGTGTCGCTTTCGCTCGCGCTAGCCGATAGGTTCGTTTAACTGAGATGATCGCGTACGGTCGGTATGGCCCTTTCAGATTCCGTCTCCGCCGTCGTCGCCGTGCTCCGTCGACGCCCGGGCGACCTCCTCCCGATGTACCTCCTCGGTGCAGCGATCCCGGCAATCGTTCGTGTTATTCCGTTTGTCGGCGTCCTCGTCGGCTATCTGTACCTCGAGTCGACCGGTCGGCTCGAGGGAATCCCCGAACAGCTTGCCGACCTCGATACGACGCCGCCCGATCCCGACGCCAGCGAGGAAGCGTTCGAGGCCTGGATGAGCCAGTTCCAGCCGATCGTCGAACAGGTGGTGACGCTCCCGCTGGTGTTGCTCGTCGCCGCGACCGCAATCGCGAGCGTCGCCGTCCTGTTGCTCCTCTACGTCGTCATCGCCGCCGGACAGATCGCGGCCTGTGCAGCCCGATTGCGCGACGAGCGGGGAACGACGGCGGGGATCGCCGGCATCCGGCGATACTGGCTTCGCTTCCTCGGGCTGGCGGTCCTCGAGTTCCTGGTGTGGGCTGCGATCCTAATGGCGGTCGGGACCGCGACGATACTGTTCATCGGCGTCCTGGCGCTTGCAGCACCGGTGGTCGGATTGCTCGTTGGACTCCTTTCGATCCTCGTTCTGATCGGAATACTCGCCGCCGTCCGCGCGCTGTTTGCGTTCGCGCCGGTGGCGGTCGTCGTCGACGACGCCGGCGTGTTCGGCTCGCTCTCGAAGACCGTGGGGTTCATCAGGCGACGGCCGATCGAAGCCGGCTTCTACTATGCGATCTCGGTCGGAACCGTCCTCGCGATTTCGGTCGTCTCGAGTTTCCTCGTAATCGTCGAGGTCGTCGCGTTCACCTCTCTCCTTACCGTACTGGTTGTGCTTCCGGCCCTCGACCTACTGAAGACGGCGCTGTACGCGAACTACCGTGATCGGTTGCGTGCACCCGCCCAGCCCGAGCGGTCGGTCCGGACACAGTTCCGGGACGGAATCCGCCGCGGCTGGTCCGAGATGATCGGATTCGTTCGCGACACTCCCGGAACTCACGCTCTGGTCGTCGCCCTCGCAGTCGGCTCGTTTTGGGTCGGCTGGGAGCTCGCGGGGCCGTACGCGGGGATCGTCGACGCGTCGATTTCCGCCCGCCTCGAGGGTCACATCCCGCCGGCTGCCGCCCTCGAGTTCTTCGGGAACAACTGGCTGGTGGCGATCACGACCGCCTACGCGGGCGTCGCGCTTGCCCTCCCGGCGATCGCGTCGCTGCTGTTCAACGGCGTGATGATGGGCGCACTTTCGCGGCTCGAGGTCGATCCAGTGGAGCTGCTCACGTTCGTGATTCCGCACGGGATCTTCGAGATCCCGGCGATCTTCGTCGCGAGCGCGCTCGGACTGTGGCTCGGCGTCGTCGGCTGGCGTGCGTTCCGCGGCCGAATCGACCGGCCGACGTTCGCCGATGCACTCGAGCGTGCGTTCTGGGTTCTCGTCGGAATCGGCATTCTGCTCGCGATCGCCGGGTTCGTCGAGGGATTCGTCAGCCCGTACTACGCCCACATCTTGCTGTAGCGTCGCTCGATCGTTCGCACGAGACCGGTCACACGTCTCCGGCGCTGGGGCGGGTTCGGCCTCGGCGTTCGATCAGTCCCCTGAGGAGGGACGGTACCGTCGACTCACGACCTTCCAGCGGCCCCGACGGAACAGCCAGTAGTTGATCCCGCCGGGAACGTACGTCTCGAGCAGGAGTGCGAGATAGAGCGCGGCGACCCCGAGCGGAGTCACGAGACCGAGCGCTGCAGCGGGTAGTGCGAACACGTAGCGTCCGATCAGCGAGGCCAGAAACGGGAGGCGCGTATCGCCCGCGCCGAGCAGGGCACCTGCTGCGGTGCCGTCGATCCCCATTCCGACCGCGCTGATCGCCCCGATTGCGACGAAGACGCCGGCCTGTGCGACCTCGTTCGGATCGGAGACGAACACGGACGCGATCGGCTCCGAGAAGACGATAACCACGATGGCCAGTGCGCTGTAGACGACGACCGAGAGGCGGATGATCCCGGCTCCGTACGCTCCCGCTTCGTCTTCTTCGCCTGCGCCGAGATGCTGGCCGACGAGCGAACTCGATGCTAGTGAGAGTCCCCAGTTGACGCTGTTGGAGAGGTCGCGAACCCGGCGACCGACTTCGATCGCCGTGACGATCACCGGTCCGAACGACGCGGCGATCCACAACAGCGGGAAGACGACGACACCCTGTGCGAGGCGACGACCGATCTCCGGCAACGAGATCTCGACGAGTTGGCGAATCACCGCCGGCTCGAGGCTCAGGCTGGAGCGGCTGATCGGAACGGGGCTGGGTTTCATTCCGAGGCCGCCGTAGGATCGCCCGATCATCCCCCACGCGAGAATCACGGTCACGATTCCGGTCGAGACGCTCGTTCCGATCGCCGCGCCGGCGACGCCGAGTCCGAATCCGAAGATGAGGATCCCGCTCAGAACGATGTTGAGAAACGCGCCGCCGGCGCGCACGACCATCTCCGTGAACGTGTCTCCGACGGCCGTGTAGGTTCGGCTGGCGATCAGGTTGAGCATCTCGAAGACGACGGCGGGAGCGACGAACACGAGGTAGGTGCTCCCGTGTCCGAGCGACGTGGGATCGGCTCCGAGCAATCCGATGAACGAATCTGCGAACGTAAGAAACACCAGCATAATCGGAACCGCGAACGCCACCGTGAGGAACACGCTCTGTGTGACCACGACCGATGCGCGCTCGGCGTCGTCACCGCCGTAGTTCTGCGAGACCAGGCTCACGGTGCCGCCCGCGAGTCCGAGTCCGAGCATCGTCACGGTTCCCCAGTACGCGAGCGCGAAGGCGAGTCCCGCGGTTCCAGCCGTTCCGACTGCGAGGCCGACCATCGCGAGGTCCGCAGTCTGTTTGGACGTGATCGCGAACCCGGTGATGATCCGGGGCCACGCGAGGTTCATCGTCGGACGGAACCGCTCGGCGTCGATGATCCCGAATCGCTCGAGTACTCTCGCGAGAGACGCCACTGCAGCCGCCTGCCAGCCGGTCATTGTCCGTTCTTTCGCGACCGGACCCTTGCGTCTGTCGTTTGGATCGCGAGCGAGCGTGGCCCGACGCCACTCGAGTTACGGACGAAGCCGCGAGAGCATCGCTTTCAGGTGGGCGGGCGAGGCGAGCGAG
Proteins encoded:
- a CDS encoding MBL fold metallo-hydrolase; this encodes MDVYHVTDGAEIFTCNAFLAIGDQTTLVDASSWDGVVDEIRERTDDVDAVVMTHQHGDHVSQLEAVVDAFDPDVYAYDDHPTRTHSIDDGDTVPIGDETFDVVYTPGHADDHVSFVSERSLFSGDVVVHDDGAFEYGSFGRTDMAGQSREELIESIERLRERLPEGVEHLYAGHGGVFHGDVRDVVETALERATNREPKYPDE
- a CDS encoding DUF367 family protein, translated to MECHVYYEGDDDPEKCTARRMEKFDEAILYRTMGQVPYGVVLNPHAERALSPADREAGLDTLVALDCSWESAEAASFRMNGVHRALPFLVAANPVNYGRPFRLTTVEALAGALCIFDELEHAESILEPFRWGETFLTLNEEPLRRYSECTDSSEVVAVQEEYLADEE
- a CDS encoding 50S ribosomal protein L40e, which encodes MPTFDAAEKRTLEKMICMRCNARNPKDADNCRKCGYGNLRPKAKEARAA
- a CDS encoding DUF5786 family protein, with translation MGFGSYDESEQQDVDADFDEDDAVKSDQNSHDGTLEFENGASSDELLDRLKEIKDDDS
- a CDS encoding Rieske (2Fe-2S) protein, whose amino-acid sequence is MTISDDARAVASLEELDAEGRKLVSVDGTPIALFSHEGDVRAVNNRCPHMGFPLVEGTVDDGILTCHWHHARFELSCGDTFDPWADDVPTYPVSVRDGTVYVDPNPPRALPPDEHWAERLEAGLEENLRLVVAKSTIGLIDAGVDYSEPVATALEFGTRYRESGWGSGLTILGCMANVLEDLETEDRKRALYTGVRHVADDAAGEPPRFDQLSFSTDEIAFDRLKSWFRDCVEVRDADGAERCLRTAVATGRSESELAELVFAAATDHPYLSTGHVLDFANTAFETLVQTDSRQPDRAYENGTNAPSRSRERTAAALASLVEPLVTADRSDERSSWRRPVDLVSLLEEVYGGEISATRGLSELVSEGTGRSWSPPADFQATLLGDDPEAVVDALAAAIAAGATTEELAIEVSHAAATRVAQFGTANEFSDWNTVHHTFTYANAVQQATRRTDAVELYRGVFDAVLNVYLDRFLNTPPAPIPEPGDNETGRDSDEILEDLLETFDVDGNVNDAGRLVSEYFDCDGDPEALKRTLGHGLLREDAGFHTLQNLEAAFRQFDLVRTREDELDDGASVDLEHRKRVPLIATARYMAAHFPTRREAEQTFTIAARLNRGETIHEE
- a CDS encoding uracil-DNA glycosylase; its protein translation is MGSMEDLRVTECTRCPALVDSRSRIVNGTGPADADVLFVGEGPGAREDERGEPFVGRSGSVLDDQLRIVGLDRDAVRITNCVRCRPPDNRDPTTDELENCRGYLESEIDRLDPAVIITLGKVPSEHLLERSVAVTKEAGAIEEIRIDGTPRRLVVCVHPAATLYDRSQEETFAAAIERAADVAGVDGTESDQTRLDGFDRSG
- a CDS encoding MBL fold metallo-hydrolase is translated as MVTTLSPDRLAELQDEETEFALVDTRPEDSFEAWHVSGAIHFPFGPEENLDGRLEEFERAVGDADRVLTICAKGISSGNLATQLESATDAYEVQAVDGGMKGWSGVYDHVEVDAGDGLTIVQIQRRAKGCFGYLIGCPATGDAVVVDPTADVDEYEIAATRADLSIVGVIDTHVHADHISGGRDLAERLSVPYYLSERAIARGVEYEFTPLERNEVLAVGDRELKALETPGHTSEMISLLLDDRALVTADTLHVDSTGRTELEFSEDEGKEGARMLYEALHRTVLAEPEGVVVLPGHVTVTADGEFAHGRPGEAITTTIREARTGIELLDLDEDAFVDRMADAGEKPANYEEIIEYNRGTLELAPEDRVELELGPNNCSA
- a CDS encoding DoxX family protein — protein: METTPVNQLESRVGGITLEGEPHALSAWFVVALRLTMGLAFLGAGVGKLSVVAGQPFDAGGYLMGASGPAAGLFGAMATNPALMEVVNVVVPATQILIGLALVAGAFVRLAALGGAMQMAMFYLASWDVAGPLGFVNSDLVYLMVFLAIAAFGAGRILGLDRVIETLEVGGEPLLERVPALRYVLG
- a CDS encoding nuclear transport factor 2 family protein, encoding MEPTTLVRQYYDALDDHEYEALEEVLSTGFVQHRPDRTFEGRETFVRFMRDERPNPNTEHELDAIVDDGDQVAVRGRLIESGTTLFAFADFFDLSDGRIVRLETYSR
- a CDS encoding endonuclease dU, giving the protein MKSGVRALGIAESYRGDRCPDRTRSTLAGAVVRADSVLDGLTYGQCTVGGTDATEAVVSVVEDLDRPDVRYVLLGAIAPAWYNVLEPSRIAATVQRPVITVSFEASDGLESGLDEAFSDTDLEHRLEIYRSLPERRTLSINGETVYVRHVGCGADEAAEVVDAFTPSGGRPEPIRVARLAARAGDAYAEPD